One Cololabis saira isolate AMF1-May2022 chromosome 12, fColSai1.1, whole genome shotgun sequence DNA window includes the following coding sequences:
- the LOC133456543 gene encoding lysozyme g-like — protein sequence MSYGDIGRVETSGASQGTAQQDRLSVSGVSASYQMAQIDVGRMARYKSMIQCVGGRFGIDPAIIAGIISRESRAGNILQNGWGDHGNGWGLMQVDVSPRGGGHTKQGDWDSEEHLSQGTKILVYFINRIQNKFPSWSREQQLKGGIAAYNTGDGRVSSYQNVDACTTGHDYSNDVVARAQWYKRNGY from the exons ATGA GTTATGGAGACATCGGGAGGGTTGAAACCTCTGGAGCTTCACAGGGAACGGCTCAGCAGGATAGACTCAGTGTTTCAG GAGTGAGTGCATCATACCAAATGGCCCAGATTGATGTTGGTAGAATGGCGAGATACAAATCAATGATCCAATGcgttggaggcagatttggaaTCGATCCAGCTATTATCGCTGGCATCATCTCCAGAGAGTCCAGGGCCGGAAATATTCTGCAGAATGGCTGGGGGGACCATGGAAATGGCTGGGGACTGATGCAG GTTGACGTGAGTCCACGAGGAGGTGGACACACCAAACAGGGGGACTGGGACAGTGAGGAGCATCTCTCCCAAGGCACAAAGATTCTCGTTTATTTCATTAATCGCATCCAGAACAAATTCCCCTCTtggagcagagagcagcagctgAAAG GAGGGATAGCGGCCTACAACACGGGGGATGGAAGGGTCAGCTCCTACCAAAACGTTGATGCCTGCACAACAGGTCACGACTACTCCAACGATGTTGTTGCCAGGGCTCAGTGGTACAAAAGAAATGGATATTAA